One Methylomonas sp. LL1 DNA window includes the following coding sequences:
- a CDS encoding CerR family C-terminal domain-containing protein yields MHSKLVTESNTRSEKTRHRLLIAASRIFAEKGFQEATIADICKQADANIASVNYHFGDKESLYLEAWRFAFNRELAIFPADGGVSQQATAEERLAGRIKSLIKRVADDQSYSFVIIHREMAHPTRLLADIMEKEINPQRMQMLNLLKECVGNDASERQILYCHASIMGQCFQLLRLKHLKNARPQPAHPIDPNEIEGFAEHVVRFSLAGIQALRPQTFN; encoded by the coding sequence ATGCATTCCAAACTCGTGACAGAATCCAACACCCGTTCCGAAAAAACCCGACACCGTTTGCTGATTGCCGCCAGCCGCATATTCGCCGAAAAGGGATTTCAGGAAGCCACCATCGCCGACATTTGTAAACAGGCCGACGCCAACATCGCCTCGGTCAACTACCATTTCGGCGACAAGGAGAGCCTTTATCTGGAAGCCTGGCGCTTTGCCTTTAACCGAGAGTTGGCGATATTTCCGGCGGATGGTGGCGTCAGCCAACAGGCGACCGCGGAAGAACGGCTGGCGGGCCGCATCAAATCACTGATTAAACGGGTGGCCGACGATCAGTCGTATTCGTTTGTGATCATTCATCGGGAAATGGCGCACCCAACCCGCTTGCTGGCCGACATTATGGAAAAGGAAATCAACCCGCAGCGGATGCAGATGCTAAACCTATTAAAAGAATGCGTCGGCAACGACGCCAGCGAACGGCAAATTCTGTATTGCCACGCCAGCATCATGGGCCAATGTTTTCAGTTGCTACGCTTGAAGCACTTGAAAAACGCCCGGCCGCAACCGGCCCATCCGATTGATCCGAATGAAATCGAAGGATTTGCCGAACATGTGGTTCGCTTCTCCCTGGCCGGTATTCAGGCGCTTCGCCCCCAAACATTCAACTAA
- a CDS encoding MdtA/MuxA family multidrug efflux RND transporter periplasmic adaptor subunit, protein MSLNIPRDSSSPRPALRRYLFPSSLLALVILGAGFYLQQSGSTPVDAGKPAEGRQGRFRDSDDAPIPVAVETARRGDFPVYLTGLGTVTALKTVTVRPRVGGELIRVTFNEGQWVKQGELLAEIDPRPFQIQLQQAEGQLLRDEALMKNAEIDHERYKTLLEQDSIAAQQTATQEALVKQYRGNVEMDKAQVNNAKLQLDYAKLTAPIAGRVGLRQIDQGNIVQANDINGLVVITQLQPIDVVFTLPEDKLQAAIQRWRANPSIKVEAYDRGGKIKLADGQLKAIDNQIDPSTGTIKLKAQFDNREQTLFANQFVNIKMQLDHLKDVTQVSAASIQHDNDGAYVFVAMPDNTIQQRRVTLGPTEAGKVAVLNNLAADEWVVIDGVDRLKPSSRIDIAEQDGIAVAAKPEIQDKPARKSRNRDRNS, encoded by the coding sequence ATGTCTCTCAATATCCCTCGGGACTCTTCCAGCCCGCGCCCTGCACTTCGCCGGTATCTATTTCCCAGCTCGTTGCTGGCTCTAGTCATCCTTGGCGCGGGTTTTTACTTGCAGCAATCGGGTTCAACGCCGGTGGATGCCGGCAAACCAGCCGAAGGGCGGCAAGGCCGGTTCCGCGATTCCGACGACGCACCGATCCCGGTAGCGGTTGAAACCGCCCGTCGCGGCGATTTCCCGGTTTATTTGACCGGCCTGGGCACGGTGACCGCATTAAAAACCGTGACCGTGCGCCCGCGCGTCGGTGGCGAACTGATCCGGGTAACCTTCAACGAAGGCCAGTGGGTCAAGCAAGGTGAATTACTGGCTGAAATCGATCCGCGACCGTTCCAGATTCAATTGCAGCAAGCCGAAGGTCAGTTGCTGCGCGACGAAGCCTTAATGAAAAACGCTGAAATAGACCACGAACGCTACAAGACCCTGCTGGAGCAGGATTCCATCGCCGCCCAGCAAACCGCCACCCAGGAAGCCTTGGTAAAGCAATATCGGGGCAACGTGGAAATGGACAAAGCCCAAGTCAATAACGCCAAACTGCAACTCGATTACGCCAAACTCACCGCGCCGATTGCCGGCCGCGTGGGCTTACGCCAAATCGATCAAGGCAATATCGTCCAAGCCAACGATATCAACGGCTTGGTGGTCATCACCCAACTACAACCGATCGATGTGGTGTTTACCCTTCCGGAAGATAAGCTGCAAGCGGCGATTCAGCGCTGGCGGGCCAATCCCTCGATCAAAGTCGAGGCCTACGACCGCGGCGGCAAAATCAAACTGGCCGACGGCCAATTGAAAGCCATCGACAACCAGATTGATCCCAGCACCGGTACCATCAAGCTCAAGGCGCAATTCGACAATCGCGAACAAACTCTGTTTGCCAATCAATTCGTCAACATCAAAATGCAGCTCGATCACTTAAAAGATGTCACGCAAGTCTCGGCGGCCTCCATTCAACACGATAACGACGGTGCCTATGTTTTCGTCGCCATGCCGGACAACACCATACAACAACGCCGGGTAACTCTCGGCCCCACGGAGGCCGGCAAGGTGGCGGTATTAAACAATCTGGCCGCGGATGAATGGGTGGTGATCGATGGCGTGGATAGACTCAAGCCAAGCAGTCGAATCGACATCGCCGAACAAGACGGTATCGCCGTGGCCGCCAAACCGGAAATCCAGGATAAGCCCGCCCGCAAATCCCGCAACCGCGACCGGAATTCCTGA
- a CDS encoding MdtB/MuxB family multidrug efflux RND transporter permease subunit — translation MSSPSFSGFNPSRLFILRPVATSLLMVALLLVGILAYRLLPVSALPQVDYPTIQVVTLYPGASPDVMTSIITAPLERQFGQMPGLAQMSSTSSAGASVITLQFGLNLDLDVAEQNVQAAINAASNFLPNDLPQAPLYSKVNPADSPIMTLAISSKALPLFKIEDLVDTRLAQKIAQLPGVGMVSISGGQRPAVRIQANHNALAAYGLSLEDVRSAIAAANVNQPKGMFNGPLRSAIIDSNDQLKSAAEYRDLVVAYRNGGPVRLIDVANVVDGAENVRLAAWANDNAAVIVNIQRQPGANVIEVVDRIKELLPKLRAALPQNVEVTALTDRTVTIRASVHDVQFELLLAVALVVMVIFLFLRNLPATIIPGIAVPLSLIGTFAVMYLAEFSINNLTLMALTIATGFVVDDAIVVIENISRYIERGESPYMAALKGSEQIGFTIISLTFSLVAVLIPLLFMSDVVGRLFREFAITLAVAILISAVVSLTLTPMMCAKLLHPGNAHSDPEQLGDGWFDRLINSYGRSLNWVMQRQTATLLAFFVTVGLTVALYIVIPKGFFPIQDTGIIQGFSEAPQTISFQGMAEQQQQLAKIILADPAVESLSSFIGVDGINTTPNSGRFLINLKPKAQRPSATEVIARLKNRLSEHDEATLYLQPVQDLTMENRVSRTQYQFTLETPDVEVLNQWTQKLVSKLTSLPELADVASDVQDQGRQVYVNIDRATASRLGVSTAAVDNALYNAYGQRLVSTIFTQANQYRVVLEVDPSEQHDPQALTQLRIPSDNGSQIPLSAIAELSERPTSLAISHLDQFPVTTLSFNLGADAALGDAVRAIEKAKQGIGFPLGIRSRYQGAAQAFNASLDDTLWLILAAIVTVYIVLGVLYESYIHPITILSTLPSAGVGALLALMLAGNDLNIIGIIGIILLIGIVKKNAIMMIDFALEAERKQGLPPAEAIVQACLLRFRPILMTTLAALLGALPLMLGSGVGSELRNPLGISMVGGLLLSQLLTLYTTPVIYLAMDRLAKRVGNRLKLNSNQTGAGESP, via the coding sequence ATGAGCAGTCCATCGTTTTCCGGCTTCAATCCATCCCGGCTGTTCATATTGCGGCCGGTTGCTACCTCTTTGCTGATGGTGGCGCTGTTACTGGTCGGCATCCTGGCCTACCGATTGCTGCCGGTATCGGCATTGCCGCAAGTGGATTACCCGACCATTCAGGTAGTCACGCTATATCCCGGCGCCAGCCCGGATGTGATGACCTCGATTATCACCGCGCCATTGGAACGCCAGTTCGGCCAGATGCCTGGGCTCGCGCAAATGTCGTCGACCAGTTCGGCCGGTGCTTCGGTGATCACGCTGCAGTTCGGCTTGAATCTGGATCTGGATGTCGCGGAGCAAAACGTACAGGCGGCAATTAACGCCGCCAGCAACTTCTTGCCCAACGATCTGCCTCAAGCCCCGCTTTACAGCAAGGTCAATCCGGCAGATAGCCCGATCATGACCCTGGCGATCAGCTCCAAGGCCTTGCCCTTGTTCAAAATCGAGGATCTGGTCGATACCCGGCTGGCGCAAAAAATCGCCCAATTACCGGGCGTCGGCATGGTGTCGATCAGCGGCGGGCAACGGCCGGCGGTACGCATCCAGGCCAACCACAACGCCCTGGCCGCCTACGGTTTGAGCCTGGAAGACGTCCGTAGCGCGATTGCCGCCGCCAACGTCAATCAACCCAAGGGCATGTTTAACGGCCCATTACGCTCGGCTATTATCGACAGTAACGACCAGTTAAAGTCGGCGGCGGAATATCGCGATTTGGTGGTGGCTTACCGTAACGGCGGCCCGGTGCGATTGATTGATGTTGCCAATGTGGTGGACGGCGCGGAAAACGTGCGTCTGGCGGCCTGGGCCAACGACAACGCGGCAGTGATTGTCAACATCCAACGCCAACCAGGCGCCAATGTGATCGAGGTGGTCGACCGGATTAAGGAACTGCTGCCAAAGCTACGGGCCGCGCTGCCGCAAAATGTGGAAGTGACCGCGCTAACCGACCGTACCGTCACCATCCGCGCCTCGGTGCATGACGTGCAATTTGAATTGCTGCTGGCGGTGGCGCTGGTGGTGATGGTGATTTTCCTGTTTCTGCGCAATTTGCCGGCCACCATTATTCCCGGCATCGCCGTACCCTTGTCGTTGATCGGCACCTTTGCCGTGATGTATCTGGCCGAATTCAGCATTAACAACCTGACCCTGATGGCGCTGACCATCGCCACCGGCTTCGTGGTCGATGACGCCATCGTGGTGATTGAAAACATTTCCCGTTACATCGAACGCGGCGAATCGCCGTACATGGCCGCCTTGAAAGGCTCGGAACAAATCGGTTTTACCATCATCTCGTTGACCTTTTCATTGGTGGCGGTATTGATTCCACTGTTGTTCATGAGCGATGTGGTCGGCCGCCTGTTCCGCGAATTCGCCATTACGCTGGCGGTGGCGATATTGATCTCCGCCGTGGTATCGCTGACGCTGACGCCGATGATGTGCGCCAAGTTGCTGCATCCCGGCAATGCGCATAGCGATCCCGAACAACTGGGCGACGGCTGGTTCGACCGATTAATCAACAGCTATGGCCGCAGCCTTAACTGGGTCATGCAACGCCAAACCGCAACCTTACTGGCGTTTTTTGTCACCGTGGGCTTGACCGTGGCGCTGTACATCGTCATTCCCAAGGGCTTCTTCCCGATCCAGGATACCGGCATCATTCAAGGTTTTTCCGAGGCACCGCAAACCATTTCCTTCCAGGGCATGGCCGAGCAACAACAGCAACTGGCCAAAATCATCCTGGCCGATCCGGCGGTCGAAAGTCTGTCGTCGTTCATTGGGGTGGACGGCATCAATACCACGCCCAATAGCGGCCGTTTTTTGATCAACCTGAAACCAAAAGCGCAACGCCCCTCGGCCACCGAAGTTATCGCCCGCCTGAAAAACAGACTTAGTGAACACGACGAGGCGACCCTGTATTTACAGCCGGTACAGGACCTGACCATGGAAAATCGGGTCAGCCGCACTCAATACCAGTTCACCCTCGAAACGCCGGATGTGGAAGTGTTAAACCAGTGGACCCAAAAATTGGTTAGCAAATTAACCAGCCTGCCTGAGTTGGCGGACGTCGCCAGCGACGTGCAGGATCAAGGCCGGCAAGTTTATGTCAACATCGACCGCGCCACCGCCAGCCGCTTGGGCGTCAGTACCGCCGCGGTCGACAACGCCTTGTACAACGCTTACGGCCAACGGCTGGTGTCGACCATATTCACCCAGGCCAATCAATACCGGGTGGTGCTGGAAGTCGACCCCAGCGAGCAACATGACCCGCAAGCCTTGACTCAACTGCGCATTCCGTCCGACAACGGTAGCCAAATTCCGCTATCGGCCATTGCCGAATTGTCCGAACGCCCCACCAGCTTGGCCATTAGTCATCTGGACCAGTTTCCGGTCACCACGCTGTCGTTTAACCTTGGAGCGGATGCGGCGCTGGGCGATGCGGTAAGAGCCATCGAAAAGGCCAAGCAGGGCATCGGTTTTCCGCTCGGTATTCGCAGCCGCTATCAGGGTGCCGCCCAGGCTTTCAATGCTTCCTTGGACGACACCTTATGGCTGATCCTGGCGGCAATTGTGACAGTGTATATCGTATTGGGCGTGTTGTACGAGAGTTACATCCACCCCATCACCATTCTATCCACTCTGCCCTCGGCCGGTGTCGGCGCATTGTTGGCGCTGATGCTGGCCGGCAACGACTTAAATATCATCGGCATCATCGGCATCATTCTACTGATCGGCATCGTCAAGAAAAACGCCATCATGATGATCGATTTTGCGCTGGAGGCCGAGCGCAAGCAAGGATTACCGCCCGCCGAAGCCATTGTTCAGGCCTGTTTGTTACGCTTTCGCCCTATCCTGATGACCACGCTGGCCGCCCTACTCGGCGCCCTGCCGTTGATGCTGGGCAGCGGTGTCGGTTCCGAGTTGCGTAATCCGTTGGGTATCAGCATGGTCGGCGGTTTATTACTCAGCCAATTATTGACGCTGTACACCACCCCGGTGATCTACTTGGCGATGGACAGGCTGGCAAAACGTGTCGGAAACCGCCTGAAGCTGAATTCGAACCAGACCGGTGCCGGAGAATCACCATGA
- a CDS encoding multidrug efflux RND transporter permease subunit translates to MTFSGLFIQRPVATTLLTIAIALAGLLAFGRLPVAALPQVDFPTLSVSAQLPGASPETMAATVATPLERALGRIAGITEMTSSSSLGNTRITLQFDLNRDINGAARDVQAAINAASSLLPSNMPSRPNYRRENPSDSPIMILSLTSDTVSHGRLYDLASTILAQKFSQVPGVGQVQIGGGALPAVRVELNPNALHHYGIGLEDVRNTINQTNVTRPKGALESNGQRWQIQANDQARKAEDYLPLIVSYRNGAAVRIADLGNAIDSVEDLRNTGLKNDKPAILLIIRKQPTANVIETIDQLKALLPSLSTNLPGDVELSVASDRSMTIRTSIAEVEHALLLAVGLVMLVVLLFLRSPRSTLIPIVAVPVSLLGACGVIYVCGYSLNNLTLMALTISTGFVVDDAIVVLENASRHIEKGLSPFKASLLAVGEVGFTVLAMSLSLIAVFVPILLMGGVVGRLFREFAVTLSAAVLVSLLISLTTTPMLCSRWLSKQNQAHGSAYRCIGNLFDRIQLLYQRSLAKALQHSRVMLLILLATIGFNVYLYSVIDKGFFPTQDGGRLMGDIQTDQGASFAAVQRKLFEFSSLIQQDPAVDNVVGFAGGDRSGASMFINLKPHQQRDSIEQVQDRLRKRLDRIPGAKLRLFPSQELRIGGRSSGGLFEYALQSDDLGLLREWTPKVVNALSKLPDLKDANTNQQDKGQQISLQVDRELATRYGVSQAMIDASLNDAFGQRQVSVIYNPLNQYRVVMELAPEYWQSPEALQQLYINVPDQPNTTGTPSVPSQVPLSGIARFAPTNTALTVNHQGQFAATTVSFNLAPGSSLSQATESIERTLREIGVPASIQGSFQGSAKAFQESLRNQPWLILAALLSIYIVLGILYESYIHPLTILSTLPSAGVGALLALMACKTEFSIIALIGVILLIGIVKKNAIMMIDFALQLERQQGLNSRDSIFQACSLRFRPIMMTTFAALFGALPLAIGSGYGAELRQPLGIAIVGGLLFSQLLTLYTTPVVYLYLDRLRLWNLRRKTGITAASASASPIV, encoded by the coding sequence ATGACGTTTTCCGGTTTGTTCATCCAGCGACCGGTGGCCACCACACTGCTGACCATTGCCATCGCGCTGGCCGGCCTGCTGGCTTTCGGCCGCCTGCCGGTAGCGGCGTTGCCGCAAGTCGATTTTCCAACCCTCAGCGTCTCGGCCCAATTACCGGGCGCCAGCCCGGAGACTATGGCGGCAACAGTGGCGACACCGTTGGAACGGGCATTAGGCCGTATCGCCGGCATTACCGAAATGACCTCCAGCAGTTCGCTCGGCAACACTCGCATTACTCTGCAATTCGACCTAAACCGGGATATCAATGGTGCCGCCCGCGACGTGCAGGCGGCTATCAATGCCGCATCGAGCCTATTGCCAAGCAACATGCCCAGCCGCCCCAACTACCGGCGCGAAAATCCGTCCGATTCGCCCATCATGATTCTGTCTTTAACCTCCGACACGGTCAGTCACGGACGCTTGTATGACTTGGCTTCGACGATTTTGGCCCAAAAATTTTCGCAGGTCCCCGGTGTCGGCCAGGTGCAGATCGGCGGCGGCGCCTTGCCGGCGGTGCGGGTGGAACTGAATCCGAATGCATTGCATCACTACGGCATAGGACTGGAAGATGTGCGTAACACCATCAACCAGACCAACGTCACCCGCCCCAAGGGTGCGTTGGAGAGCAACGGACAACGCTGGCAGATCCAGGCTAACGATCAAGCGCGCAAGGCCGAGGATTATCTGCCGCTGATCGTCAGTTATCGAAACGGGGCAGCGGTCCGTATCGCCGATTTGGGGAACGCGATCGATTCGGTCGAGGATTTACGCAATACCGGCCTGAAAAACGATAAACCGGCAATATTGCTGATCATACGCAAGCAGCCAACCGCCAACGTCATCGAAACAATCGATCAACTCAAGGCACTGTTGCCCAGCTTAAGCACCAATCTGCCCGGCGATGTCGAACTATCGGTGGCGTCGGACCGCTCGATGACCATCCGCACCTCCATAGCGGAGGTCGAACATGCCTTGCTCCTGGCCGTTGGCCTAGTGATGCTGGTGGTACTGCTGTTCCTGCGCAGTCCACGCTCGACCCTGATCCCGATTGTGGCGGTGCCGGTTTCGCTGCTCGGCGCCTGCGGAGTCATCTATGTCTGCGGTTATAGCCTGAACAATCTGACTTTGATGGCGCTGACCATCTCCACCGGTTTTGTAGTCGACGATGCGATCGTGGTACTGGAAAATGCCAGCCGCCATATCGAAAAAGGCCTCTCGCCATTCAAGGCCTCCTTGCTGGCGGTTGGCGAAGTTGGGTTTACCGTACTGGCGATGAGCCTGTCGCTGATTGCGGTTTTTGTCCCGATATTGCTGATGGGCGGCGTGGTGGGACGCTTGTTTCGCGAATTCGCCGTCACCCTGTCCGCCGCCGTGTTGGTGTCCTTGCTGATTTCGTTGACGACTACGCCGATGCTCTGTTCACGTTGGCTGAGCAAACAAAACCAGGCTCATGGCTCTGCGTACCGTTGCATCGGCAATCTTTTCGACCGAATCCAGCTGCTTTACCAGCGCTCACTGGCCAAAGCCTTGCAACACAGCCGGGTAATGTTACTGATCTTGTTGGCGACCATCGGCTTTAATGTCTATTTGTATAGCGTGATTGATAAAGGTTTTTTCCCGACCCAGGATGGCGGCAGACTGATGGGCGACATCCAGACCGATCAAGGCGCCTCGTTCGCGGCCGTACAGCGCAAGTTGTTCGAATTTTCCAGCCTGATTCAGCAGGATCCGGCGGTGGATAATGTAGTTGGTTTTGCCGGCGGCGACCGGAGCGGTGCCAGCATGTTCATCAACCTGAAACCCCATCAACAGCGCGATAGCATAGAACAAGTCCAAGACCGGCTCAGAAAACGCCTGGACCGGATTCCCGGCGCCAAGTTACGTCTGTTTCCGTCTCAAGAATTACGTATCGGCGGCCGCTCTTCGGGCGGGCTGTTCGAATACGCCCTACAAAGCGATGATCTTGGCTTACTGCGGGAATGGACTCCCAAGGTGGTCAATGCCTTATCGAAACTGCCGGATTTGAAGGACGCAAATACTAACCAACAGGACAAGGGCCAGCAAATCAGCCTGCAAGTCGATCGCGAACTGGCGACCCGTTACGGCGTCAGTCAGGCCATGATCGACGCCAGCCTCAACGACGCCTTCGGCCAACGTCAGGTGTCGGTGATCTACAATCCGCTGAATCAATACCGGGTGGTGATGGAATTGGCGCCGGAATACTGGCAAAGTCCGGAAGCCTTACAACAACTTTATATCAATGTCCCCGATCAACCTAACACGACCGGCACGCCATCGGTACCGAGCCAAGTACCGTTGTCCGGCATCGCCCGGTTTGCGCCCACCAATACCGCGCTGACCGTCAATCATCAAGGACAATTCGCCGCCACCACCGTGTCGTTTAATCTGGCCCCCGGCTCTTCCTTGTCGCAGGCCACCGAATCGATTGAGCGGACCCTGCGCGAAATTGGGGTTCCGGCTTCGATTCAAGGCAGTTTTCAAGGCTCGGCCAAGGCTTTTCAGGAATCCTTGCGTAATCAGCCCTGGCTGATTTTAGCGGCCTTATTGAGCATCTATATCGTGCTGGGCATCTTGTACGAAAGCTATATCCACCCGCTGACCATTCTTTCCACGCTGCCGTCGGCCGGTGTAGGCGCTCTACTGGCCTTGATGGCTTGCAAAACCGAATTCAGCATCATCGCCCTGATTGGCGTGATTCTGCTGATCGGCATCGTCAAGAAAAACGCCATCATGATGATAGATTTTGCCCTGCAACTGGAACGCCAACAAGGGCTCAATTCGCGGGATTCGATCTTTCAAGCCTGCTCGCTACGCTTTAGGCCAATCATGATGACCACCTTTGCCGCGCTGTTCGGGGCCTTGCCGCTGGCTATCGGTAGCGGCTACGGCGCGGAACTGCGTCAACCGCTGGGGATTGCCATCGTCGGCGGCCTATTATTCAGTCAACTGCTGACCCTGTACACCACGCCCGTGGTTTATCTGTATCTGGACCGCCTGCGGCTGTGGAACCTGCGCCGCAAAACCGGCATCACGGCCGCTTCCGCTTCCGCTTCCCCCATTGTTTAA
- a CDS encoding efflux transporter outer membrane subunit yields MRFRPNQPVLSLLISVMLTGCTVGPDYVRPQAPIPEEFKELKGWKPAQPRDDSLSVGWWQIFDDPRLHALVEQVATANQSILQAEAQYRQAQHLVQGAQAAYLPIINTSLTASRFQAATGQNVAVTGVRNLFGQALGIAWEPDLWGGVSRQVEANTGNAQASAATVQAMRLSLQALLVDNYFQIRVLDAQKAVLDETVKAYDKTLTITRNRYAVGVLAKTDVVQAESQLETVRAQAIDLGVQRAKLEHAIAVLIGKPPAELSITAESFSVEPPAIPISLPSELLERRPDIAAAERKMAAANAQIGVAKAAYFPTLNLAATNGFQSTTADTLFTMARRYWALGPAGAALTLFDGGAKNAQYKQAIDAYDASVAAYRQTLLNGFQEVEDNLAATRILDQEKQVRDKAVAAAKQALALTMNQYQAGTADYLNVMASQTVALNNQLAAAQLQGQRFSASVQLIKALGGGWRESQLPTPEQADGETQWTDYLIFPVE; encoded by the coding sequence ATGCGTTTTCGCCCGAACCAACCCGTTCTGTCCCTATTGATCTCTGTCATGCTGACCGGCTGCACGGTGGGCCCGGACTATGTTCGCCCGCAAGCCCCGATACCCGAAGAATTCAAGGAACTCAAGGGGTGGAAACCGGCGCAGCCGCGTGACGATTCATTATCCGTCGGCTGGTGGCAAATATTCGACGACCCGCGGCTACATGCGCTGGTGGAACAAGTCGCGACTGCCAATCAATCGATTTTGCAAGCCGAGGCTCAATACCGGCAAGCACAACATCTGGTACAGGGCGCGCAAGCGGCTTATTTGCCGATCATCAATACCAGCCTTACGGCTAGCCGGTTCCAGGCCGCCACCGGCCAAAACGTGGCGGTGACCGGCGTGCGGAATTTGTTCGGCCAGGCCTTGGGCATCGCCTGGGAGCCGGATTTATGGGGCGGCGTCAGCAGGCAAGTCGAAGCCAATACCGGCAACGCCCAAGCCAGCGCCGCCACCGTGCAAGCCATGAGACTGTCGCTTCAGGCGTTATTGGTGGACAACTATTTCCAGATACGGGTACTGGATGCACAAAAAGCAGTATTGGATGAGACCGTCAAGGCTTACGACAAAACCCTGACCATCACCCGCAATCGTTATGCGGTTGGCGTGCTGGCCAAAACCGATGTTGTCCAAGCGGAATCGCAATTGGAAACCGTCCGCGCCCAAGCCATCGATTTGGGGGTTCAGCGCGCCAAGCTGGAACACGCTATTGCCGTGCTGATCGGTAAGCCGCCGGCCGAGTTGTCGATTACCGCGGAATCGTTTAGCGTGGAACCGCCGGCCATTCCAATCAGTCTGCCCTCGGAATTACTGGAACGCAGACCCGACATCGCCGCGGCCGAACGCAAAATGGCCGCCGCCAACGCTCAGATCGGTGTCGCCAAGGCCGCTTATTTTCCGACCCTGAACCTGGCGGCGACCAACGGCTTCCAGTCGACAACCGCCGATACATTGTTCACCATGGCTCGCCGCTATTGGGCGCTGGGACCCGCCGGAGCGGCGCTTACGTTGTTTGACGGTGGCGCGAAAAACGCCCAGTACAAACAGGCCATCGATGCCTACGACGCCAGTGTTGCGGCTTATCGGCAAACGCTGCTGAACGGGTTTCAGGAGGTCGAGGATAATCTAGCCGCGACACGGATTCTGGATCAGGAAAAACAGGTGCGCGACAAGGCGGTCGCCGCCGCGAAACAGGCACTCGCTTTGACGATGAACCAGTATCAAGCCGGCACGGCCGATTATCTGAATGTGATGGCCTCGCAAACCGTGGCACTGAACAACCAGCTGGCTGCCGCGCAGTTGCAGGGCCAGCGCTTTAGTGCCTCGGTGCAACTGATCAAGGCCCTGGGCGGTGGCTGGCGGGAAAGCCAATTACCCACCCCGGAACAAGCCGATGGCGAAACCCAATGGACGGATTATTTAATCTTTCCGGTAGAGTAA